The Lineus longissimus chromosome 10, tnLinLong1.2, whole genome shotgun sequence genome segment tggagGTTCAGGAGAGAGTACCGAGCAGGATCTGAGAGCTatcgaagaagaagagaaaagaTTGTTTGAACTTAAGAAATCAGCTGCAGAAAAGTAGGTTGTTTGATACATTTGGGTGATTTGCATTTAGAATTCAACTCTGGGATGTAAAAGAATTGGAGTCAAATAAGGCTGTTTAAATCAATAAATGTCTCAAACAAACATAAGCTAATTTAGATCTGAATGAAGGATACCACTGTATATTGCAACTTACATTAGCTACAACACTTTAGAATTCAGGCAGTAGAAAAACTTACAATTGTTATATTAGAACTGAAGCAAGGGTAGAATCAGCAGTAACAAATTGTTCATCAATGCCCAAACTGATTCCAGTATCATCAGAAAAGGTTTTTTCCTTTCAGACGGCAAAAAGAAGATGAGGAAATTCAAAGACGAATGGAAgaactggaagaaaaaaagaagatagaAGCAGAGAGGAGAGCTGCGGGACTTGAACAAAGAAGGAAAAAGCTGGAGGAGATGCGTATGGCTATTGCGGAAGAGAATACGCCACAGCGTCAACAGGAAACAGTACTTCTATCAGAGAGCCATGAAAATACAGAAGAAACAGATGATGTTGTTGTCAGTGAAAGTGTTCCATCTGTGACAGTTACTGGCAGTGGCCGTGGTGGAGATGATGCATTGAGAGTTCGGCTCGAGTTCGAGGAAGATCCACGAATGGAGGAGGCGGACCTGGATGCGAATCGTGGAGATAATCAGAGCTGTGATAGGGAGAATATTGAAAACGAACAACGACTTAATAATGAACGTTTAGACGGTGCATCAGCACCTGCTGTGGAAGCTGCAAAACCGAATGTTCCGTCTGTAGTCTCTAACGTATGTGAACCAGAGCCCGACATAATACAGAGCACAAAACGTCCAATAGATTTACCTGTGGCGGCTCCCAGAGTAAATCCTGCTGATGTAGCATCTCCGCCACCTAAAGCACCCCCTAGGACTAAGAAAAGAAAACCAAAACCAGTTGTGGAAGGTGCAGAGGGTGGAGTTGTTGAACCAAAAGAGAAAGTACACAGCCCGACTAGTGCCACAATCCTACATCTTACTAAAGACTTTGAGAACTCGTTAGATTTAAGCAGTGCAACAAGTGGGGCCATGATGGTGGAGACAAAGGTTGGTAAATGAATGCTATCGTCTGCTCGTATCATGAGACAGTCTTGACCAGTTACTATTAGAAGGTCAATGTCATCCTCATAGGGATGAAATTTAATGTTTGCTTCACAAAATGTTTGGCATTGTTGTCCAATATTGCTAATTAAGAAATAAGAGAGGATTTGCATGATatgatgaatataattattacaTCTTATTTACAGGATGATGATGCAGCAAAAGCAGAAAAGGCAGAGGATGAAGACTCAGAAAAAGGCTCACTACGATCTGAGGATATCGCCAATACACGACCGCGCTCAAATTCTGGCCGATTTCTCACTGACACCGAGATTTTAGAACAAGTTTCAGTCTTGAATCTTGACACGGGTGAAAAGATTCCGTTGAGTCTTGCGGAGGATAAATTACCACGTTGCATGAATCCCCTGTCATTGCATATCATGAGGAGAACTAAGGAGTATTCCAGGTAAGTTGTTGCCAATGAGAACagtgatattttgatgatgtgCTGGGCAAGAGACTtaattaaggaattaataccgagctggcggtcattggttgtataatcaagaccgctcgggtagaccgaaaatgcagtccaaaacccgaggcgcttcgccgagggttttggacgtaatttgaggtctacccgagcggtcttgattatacaaccaatgaccgacagcgaggtattaatttctattctaaaaggtttcaaaattaaacaaattaaatacgatttgaaaggtatatatgttccgttttcgtcaaagaatgatccagcctggtgtccggaactccgccatattgttgctcgtgaagatgacgtcacgcagcaagggaattcccagtctgctagctcgatttctaccatttcctcgtctttgacctcttctgaatcctgactgacgacctcgaaagagtcctcgggtatcctccctacttcacaaatcccaatatatcggggaatacttcaaaatctcgtgttcttgacattgttttgtggggctgagtcgttgcttcttggtgaaaataattcgtctgctaaaattcagaattttatacctacccaggcggtcattggttacgataccaagaccgctccgatcaaaacgaggcgtaatgtattttgtattagaaacaatgatatactgtgactaaggccttttagaatcaAGAGCAATGACTTCGGAGTGACAGAAAATTCATGTCAGTGTGCACTGTATATACTAGCTAAAGTCAACCATGTGGTCTATAGTTCATTGAGTTCTGCAAGTCCAAGAGTTTGAAGAGGGAATTTTTGTTGTCTGTTTGGATATCAATTTTTTCTTAATATCTTACTGTTGTTAAATTCACTTTTGTTGGTTGTCGTCATTAAACAGTAGTAATTTACCATTTATAGTGGATTATATTTGGTTAAGCTTTTTTCAAGGTGTGACATTGTAATTTGTCCTCGACTTAAAAAAGAATCTTCACAGGGGTATTTTTTACAAAGTTTTTCATCTCATGGTTGTTTCATGTGTTTATATAGCCGGGTTGGCTTCCAGGAAGATCCCAGATTTGTGTCTCTGAATGAACCTGTGTGTGTTGCATGGAACTGAGCTCTTCatagtcctttgaatgagacataaaaccaGTCTTCTCTGTACCTGAGTGCCTTTGCCAGGGCAGGCTAAGGATCCCACATTCGGGGTAACTGACGTGGACTAAATTCTGTGGTGAATGGACCAAATAATGAATGattatgataaaaatatataCTCAAAATGGACAAGAAAAGGTGTGTGTTTGATGGTGTGGCAATTCATTTCAGATACATTGGCAGAGAATTCATGAAAGCTTATCGTAAAATGATGAGATCATGGGGCAGGTTCGTTTTGTTAGAAAACATTTGGAATGCAACTTTTGGCCTTGTTTCCATATCTTATATCATTTTATTTCTTGAAGTTGTGAGGTAAAAGTTACACTTTCTGTACATCAAATGCTTTATAAACAGGGTTGACGAAACACAATTTAAAGCTGAAACTTCAAAAAATCGAAAGATAACATTATggataaaactttaaaatgtatACATTACCTAGATCTTTAGATCATTTAACTTATCCACGTTTTTCTTACAAGTTATCCCCAGTAGCTGTACTCACTATAAAAAGatttattttaaaatttcgtagattttttgttttggatttCCGTATGTTGTAAAGAGTGTTCTCGGTTCTCACTTCTGTTCTAATATTACATTCTTGGGTGTACAATGTAATTTGTTCAAAATTAGGGAAAAAAAGAATTCAAAAATTTGGGTGGAGTTTtgccaaaatattgaaattaacTCCGTTTTGGTTCAGCGTTGATGATTTATCACCAAATTAATTTATCCCCAATTCGAAATAAAGTTGATTAATTACCAAAAGAATTCCATTTCAAAACCACCAGATTGGCACACGTGTTATTACTGTTGCACATTTTACTATTTCACTGTGTATCATGATGTTGTTTGCTGTTGAGCCCCCAGCAGAAGCCCTGGTAAAATTCTATGAGACTTTATTGGTGAAGAAAAACCTTTTATATTCAATGTGTATTTACAAAGTAAGTTGCctataatgaaaaaaaaaaaatccaacTCCAAATTTAAAATCTTGAAGGAACAGGGTAGGCCTTAAGTGCACCTATTGGTCAGCTTAACACCCCCTATCAAATTCTGAATAAGTTATCATGCCAAAGTCGTCCTTTTAGGCAAGTTTGTGCCATGAACATGAACTGCATTTCTCAATCATTCTAAAACGTTTTGCATGCTTATTTTCAGCGATTCTAGTCTGCACAAAGAGGAACAGAGCGACGATGAGGGTGACCATAAAACTGGTACATTGTCGACACAAGCTACTGCCATCAAGAAGAAAGGGTAAGCAGGGTTCTTGCGGGATTATTTTAGGCGGGATGTCACATTCACCAAGGTCACTTTGTTTGGACGTAATAATACAGCATGACTTGCAgtatacaaaaataagcatgACCATATCCTTGATTTATCTTAACAAAGGTTTTTAGATTACAGTCAACAATTATGTAATGATTAAAAAACTAGGTCTTGCAATGTGTAATGACCTTACTGTAATCTATCTTTAGCTAAGCCTATTGTTTATTGTGTTTTGATTTCAATGTCTTTGATGATTTCAAAGAAGTGTATTTGTTTGGTTTCATAGATCAACAAGGAATATGGCCACTGCTCCAACATTATGGGATTCATTTCGGTagattttgtgttttgttttgttacCATTTGTTGCTAACTGAGGTTTCTTTGATACCTATGTGAGAGAGAAAAAACACCATGTTGCTGCTAGGGTTTGAACCCGGGACCTTTGGCTGACAAGGCCATCACTCTTctgactgagctaaagggaaatCCCTCCAGCCAAGGCCAGTAGGAACTAGGGAGGAACAATAATTCACTATTATTGCCCCTAAAACGAGTAATTGGTAATCAAATTTCAAGGTTTTGTTTGACATATTTTTTCATTCTTTGCCTATTATTCTTACATATTGAGGTCTCCTTTGCAGGATTCGTCTTGGGAAGTTCCTTGGGAAGAAGATGGAGCACACGGTGGCCAAGATTAAGCATGCTGCTGAAGAAGTTCTTCAGAAGGAGGAAAGCGAGTCGGATGATGAAGAGATTGATGGGAAAAAACAAATCAAGGTGAAGTGTTGTTTTGGGTGATCCAGTGTCACTACCGTACTCTACACAGAGTTCCTGTATGTTTTTGAAGCATCCCCTGCATTGAACTGTAAACAATGTTGAAATAGATATTTCGGTCTTAAGATACATGAAGGACCTTGTACACCCGTCACAAGCCCACAAAcgatgttcccaatcaagtctATAGATCTGTTATGGTTTTCCTGAAAGTAAGTTTTGTATTTCCAGATCAAGGCCTCAAGATCAAATAACGGCCCGTATGATTTCCTCAACTTGAAGCCCATCCAGGACCTTGGTGGTGAACACACTGTGAGTATAGTTTTGGCAAGTGAAATTAGAATTTGAGAAAGACAGACCTCTGATTCAGAGTCATTATCCAGTTTGAGGTCCAAGATGGATCCACCAAATTAATGTCCTCCCCTTTTGCCTTCATGCCTTTGGCAGCTATTCTTCAATTGCAGTGCCCTTTTGAAACGATCCATGAGCCCTGTTGAACtccattgtaggcctacttataatgcaactttgttttctttcagggTGCCGTGTGGACCATGAAATTCTCCCACTGTGGTCGTCTGCTTGCGTCCGGTGGCCAGGATAACGTGCTGCGCGTCTGGGTCCTCAAGGAGTCGTGTGCCTActttgatgaaatgaggcaaAAATACAGTgagagtaaatattgttttAGCATGAGCTTTTGTAGAGTAGTCCTGTCCACTTGTAAAGATAGTGCTAGTATTGACTGTTATGTCATGCTACGTATCCTGGCTGTCGCACGTTGTCTCGGTACCTTTCAGTCCAAGAATAGCACGTGTGTTTTGCCAGTTTGCATGCACTGTTGTCTTCCAGTCTGAGCAACAATATTGCTCGCTGCCATTGCCTGAAACAGTGCAACAGGCAATTGGAATTGATAGGTTTAAGCTTGCATGATGCACAGCCATAAATTCATTATCTATGACATTTGTTAATATTGTAAGTGCCTGTTTGCACAGAATGTGTTTGCACCTCGCACCACTGCTTAGCATGGAATGAACATCTGTTCCAGCATGCGTACGATTACAACGTTTCTTTAGGCCATGTGTAGTATGGTCTTGTTGAATGCTGGTCATTGTACCTATGATGATCCCTATCTTCAGCAAAGCAAGCACCTGAGGAAACCTGTTCTAATATTGACAGAAGTCAAATGCCTTGTTTACATGTTCCTTGATATAGTCACTATCTCTTGATAATTGACATATGAAAAGTAAAGTTTGTGTATTAAAGTGTCATCCCTCCTGAAGGGGCCAGTCAAAAGTTGCCAGCAAGCTATGAAATCGAATATCCTGGAATCCTTCTGAATATCATGCTGGCGGATGGACCAATCTTgatcaaatgtcatgaaatataCACTGTCTTCCAACAGCAAAGATGTCGCCAGCCCCGTCCGAGAACAGCCTCAATTCTGAAGAGCGAGAGCACATGCCAGAAATATCAGCAGACGCAATGTCCAGATCGTCTGTTCAGACAGAAGTAGAAGGGGTAAGTGTGATGTTTATAGATTTGTAGAATGATTGTGAAAGAAGATGTCGTTCATCACCTTTAGAGTATTCCATGTTCTTCTCATGACTTGGTATCCAATCGAAACTGTGTTCATGTACCTTAACCACTTTTGATTTCAGGCTAGTGGTGTAATGGAAGAGGATGAATACCGAAACGCTCCCTTCGCCCGGAAACCATTTTGTTCATATCGCGGACACACAGCCGATTTACTCGATCTCTCCTGGTCTAAGAACTACTTCATCCTCTCGTCATCCATGGACAAGACGGTGCGATTGTGGCATATCTCCCGGCGCGAGTGTCTTTGTTGTTTCCAGCATATTGACTTTGTGACAGCTATTGCTTTTCATCCGAGGGTGAGGATCAGTTTTGTGGGCCTTTGCATCGTTTTTGAAGCTTAGTGTCTTTTTGTTGGGCTAATTTCACCTTGGTACATAGAACACCATGTTGAGGCTAATTTAACACCAAGTTAGTGActaacttcttttgaacaaccagccAGTTCTTTTATCCCTCATTTGGTACATTGATCCTCATTTCACAGCTCAATAAATGATCATCGATTTGCACTTCCAGGATGATCGTTACTTCCTGAGTGGATCTCTCGACGGCAAGATAAGACTTTGGAACATTCCAGACAAAAAGGTGGCGCTGTGGAACGAGGTGCAGGGCAACAGTAAACTCATCACGGCGGCAAACTTCTGCCAGAACGGAAAGTTTGCCGTCGTTGGAACCTATGATGGTCGGGTCATCTTTTACAATACGGAGGTAAGAGATTAAAAGATTCACCAGAAATATTGTTATCGATCCCTGGTTCGAATAGGGAGCCAACCTAGATTTGTATCACTGCATGAACCAGTGAGGGTTTTAGTGGCTAACATTGTGACTGACCAAGATCCTCTGTATCCAAGTTTCTATGTCAGGGCAGGCTAAAGATCCTTCACATGGTGTTATTGTGGACTAAAACCTCCAACACTTAATTTGTTGGATCTGGAGTCCCATATCTGATCCATGCGAGAAATGAAAGTGATAAGCACAAAACGCCTTAACAGTTCAAGCTAATACAGAAGGAGACAAAAGGTGGGAGAGTGACATCTGTTATTATCGACTTGTTTACCTAGATTGATCTGGTCTCTCTCTTTCTCTTCAGCAAATGAAATACTACACACAGATCCACGCTCGCTCGACGAGAGGGAAGAATGCGCGAGGTCGTAAGATCACCGGGATAGAGCCTCTGCCTGGACAGGACAAGGTGCTGGTCACCTCCAACGATTCCAGACTGAGGCTGTATGACCTTCGTGATTTGACCTTGCATTGTAAATACAAAGGTTGTGCGAATAACAGCAGTCAGATCAAGGCCAGTTTCAGGTGAGTGGAATTTCTCGATATACAAGGACCATACGCTTCTTTGAATGCCTGATTAAAGACTTGTTTAGAAGAGACCCATTGCCTTGCGTTTGAGTGGAATTGAGAAATTGTTTGTGAGTGCCACTACAGATGGGCACCAGTAAAGTATATGCCTGTCGACTCCGCTCTTAGCTGCTAATAAGATCAATTGTGTTCCTTTTTTAGTTCAAATGGAAAATACATCGTGTGCGGGTCAGAAGAcaagtttgtttacatttggaaGACGCATCATGAATTCACCAAGTTCTCATCAGTGCGAAGAGACAGAAACGGATACTGGGAGGGGGTCAGAGGTAAGGAATAAACTTGGATATTCAAAATCTTCATCAGCAAGGGTAACTTCTGTGCTTATTGGGTTCAATTTCTTGTCAGATGGCTTGTCAAGGGCTTACCGATGAATAAAAGACTGTACATTGTTATTAGGTTTGCATCAGAAGACATTAACAAATGGTGGTCTTATTCTCTTCATTTTCCCTTCCAGCTCACCTGGCCGTCGTAACGGTAGCAATCTTCAGTCCAAATCCATCCCTCATCATAAAACGGCGCTCGGCGCCCGAAGTGGCTGACGAAGGAGAGAAAACGGAGAAAAAAGATCACCCTGGCGAGGTTTTCGTCTCAGCAGACTTTTCTGGTGCTATCAAAGTATTCAAGAATAAATTCAAACCTCCTCCAGTCAAAAGCTAGTggaaagttcaaggtcattgaaaatgtcaagcTCATGAAAAGCTCATACTTTCAGTAATATCACTCTGGCTGCTACTTGTCAAGGCCACGTCACAGTGAAAACAGTCACTCATTTGTGGCATGGTCTACGAAAAAGGAGATCAATTTGTTCCTCACACAGCAGTCAAGCCAAACTCATTCAGCCTGGTCAACTGTAAAAAGCAGCGTATAGTTTTGATCCCCTTCCTAAATGTGTagctagagaggtgtcctccaACCAGAATTTTGTGTTTTTGTGAGAACCATTGTCCTAGATGTTATTTGGGTTGCTTCGCTTTCTACAGCGTTCTTTACGACAATCTTGTTACGTCATGCACTACACTGTGACTTCATGAGACTGGTTTTTCCGTCGTCCGAGCGTATGTAATCACACACTGGTCCACAACATCAAGCCATCGAGGTGGACCACCTTATAATTTTGGTTATCGTTTATTTTTTTGGAATGCAGAACGTCGCTATCTAAATGTTATAAAACTTGTCCcagttttttcaaaaattacTGCTGAATTATTTCGACCGTTGGAGAACACTTGtagttttattgaaattccGTCGCTAGTTGGTAGCTAGGCAATAGGTCGTGGTGGTGAGTTAGATCAATGCTTATCAGTTTGGAGTCTTAATGATCGATGTAGCTTGCTTATGTCACATGTTGAACACCAATGTCAGGAGATTGAGGTAAGGCTGACTAAACTCTTCTTGCTAAAGGAGTCAGACCGGAGATCAGACTCTGGCCCACAATATCTATGTGCAGACTTCATACTCAAGATTGTAGTGATATAATCCATTACAAAGCTGGCGTTGACAATTCCAAAGTCATGACAGTTCCTGACTGAGTTTACAGTACCAACTTCCGAACAGGCTCTGCACGTACATGAGATACTGTGGACATTTGACGTCTGCCACGTTTACAAGAGCTCTCTGATCATGTAAAGAAAGAAACATTTCCTAAGCCTCATTCCCTGCTGTCAGTGGCTAAATGCAATGTCCACAGTATTTCTCACAATCAACAATGTGAGGGTGTGTCCTCTTCTTTAATTTCGAAATATGTGGTATATTTCGCACAAACATGTTGTCCGATTATATGTGTATATTGAATGTGTTGGGTTGCTTTGTGCCAAATGTTTCAGTGTTGGAAAGTACGGTTCAGGGTTATTTGTAGTGAGAAGTGCATGACGCTGTCGGAGGTATCAGCCGATTCTTCTCATGGGCCGGACGTCTTGGAAAGAAAATTACCACTCTCATGAGTCAGTTTGACTCTTGTAGGTCTTAGTATAATTACTGTAAATTCAACCAGgagccatcaccatcacaatttTGTGGCTGCTCTGTATtaacatgtcataatgtgactctGCCAGTTTGAATTTGTGATGGCTCCTGACTGCTTTTACTGTGTAATTCATGCCACAGGCTTGGCTCGTTCATTCTTGTAGGGAGTAAACTTTTAATGCATTCGTTTGTCAAACCTTAAACCATTGTGCCATTGTCTTATTTTTGACAGTCTAGTCATAGGTAAAGTTTGCATGAAATAGATAGCATAATTTAAAATTAATCAAGTTGCAAGTCGACAATTTCTAAATCATTCCATTTTCATTACTCTTAGTTAATAAAACCAGAGGTTGTGTTTCTTAAGTGGAAAAGCTTGTCATTGGTAGCTTTCTTTCCAAGACATAGAAAGTTCAACTGATGGATGCAATGTTTTGTAATTTGTTTTGTGTGAAATACAGTGTCCAGGGTGGTAATCCTTTAGGCTCTCTCACCATCTCAGCCGGTGTACAATCCTCCCATCCTCAAACACCATTCCCTAGCCTACTGATACAAGTGTCTGGGGTTGCAGTCCGTCAGGAATCATGCCTTTTGTCAGTAATTTTCCTGCAATTTTATCTAAGGATGCTCAGAACATCAATCGAAACACATTGAGAGCCTTAACGTTTAACAGACTGGACAAGTATCTACACTCGGTATATACTTTTGTCTGCTTAAACTTATTTTAAATGCAAAGCAATGAATTTGCCAATATCAGTCATATTGTTTTGGCAGTGTGTAACTTGTCACTGATAATTTCATTGAGTACAGAACAGTCATTATGAAgaataatttcttttttgtgttgtttttttccccaCTTGGATTCAATGGTCCAAAAATGTGGTCAGTATCACATGCTGCCAGTCATCTCGTCTCTTGTCCATGGAATACAACTGGACTTGCTTGATTGTTTATACTGTCCTGAATGTTtaagcctggttgtgacattgtacaTGCATCGAACCTATAACAGGCAAGACCCTTTGGCTACAATGACTTGCAGCCTTTGAGCAAGACAAAGCAAGCAGTCAACATGAAGGGTGATGTGGGACGGTGAAATCTCCTTCAGAACTTACCATTGTGaattcaagatttttttcttgagggaTTTGCCCTGTCTCAACAGTCACATCCCTACAATTGATTATGTCCTTGGTGTCTTCGTATTGTCACCTCCAGATCCTGGGACAACACTCGAGCAAGGACAGTCTCATCCATGTTGTGTATGCTTCCTAAAGACACTGGTTCTCAATGTGAGGCGACAATCTCACCCAGGAAATACAGAGACAACCGTCCTTGAGACAACAGCACCGCCTTGGGATACAGCCCTGTCCCTTTAGCATAGACAATACTTGCCACATACGaccaaatgcacatttttgagAGAAGTAGCTTGAGTGCCAGAGGTACCTCGTGCACCCTggacagcatcaggacccttctgcttTGGGTAGAGTACCTTACtgggcaactcaagtagcctgctagAAGTAGCTTGAGTATCAGAGGTACCTCGTGCACCCAGGACAGCATCCGGACCCTTCTGTCTTTGGTAGAGTGTCTCTCTTACTGTGCCCTTGAAAACAGGCCCAAGTACTTTTAATACTGGGCAACTCAGGAAGCCCACTTGAAGTAGCTTGTGTATCAGAGGTACCTCGTGCACCTTAGacagcatcaggacccttctgccttggGTAGAGCGTCTCTcttactgtgctcttgaagacaggcccaagtaCCTTCCTTGGCAACTCGAGTAGCCCACTTGAAATAGCTTGTGTATCAGAGGTACCTCGTGCACcttggacaacatcaggacccttctgccttggGTACAGTTCCTCTcttactgtgctcttgaagacaggcccaagtaCCTTacttggcaactcaagtagcccaCTTGAAGTAGCTTGTGTATCAGAGGTACCTCATGCACCTTGGAAAGCACCAGGACCCATCTGCCTTTGGTAGAGTGTCTCTCTTACTGTGCTCTAGAAGACAGGCCCAAGTGTTGTATTTGctcaggttacaaacgtaataagtcctgaatttgccttctaacgtccggatcctttattctaacactgcttcacaaaattatacacaccaaagtcataattgataaaatagttcgtcgggatgacgattcgtgcacgtgattataaaatactcgggagactggaataactctctatcgctctcttctctctctctctctctctctctctctctctctctctcgtagGGGGAGGTCACGTTTCATGTCGGTCTCCGATACTTTCACAGTTTTCGCTTATTTAggtttcacgtttcttttcgctttttggttctttgttttcgttaatattcaggctagcttctggctggtaagttttggtcactttttgtggcctttgtgggcttttgggaactttggttttcaaaatcatgcaggattctcaggttcctgggcct includes the following:
- the LOC135494636 gene encoding WD repeat-containing protein 44-like isoform X1; amino-acid sequence: MSSDSDADEFYDAEEQTPARLGRLHVSHVSGGSGESTEQDLRAIEEEEKRLFELKKSAAEKRQKEDEEIQRRMEELEEKKKIEAERRAAGLEQRRKKLEEMRMAIAEENTPQRQQETVLLSESHENTEETDDVVVSESVPSVTVTGSGRGGDDALRVRLEFEEDPRMEEADLDANRGDNQSCDRENIENEQRLNNERLDGASAPAVEAAKPNVPSVVSNVCEPEPDIIQSTKRPIDLPVAAPRVNPADVASPPPKAPPRTKKRKPKPVVEGAEGGVVEPKEKVHSPTSATILHLTKDFENSLDLSSATSGAMMVETKDDDAAKAEKAEDEDSEKGSLRSEDIANTRPRSNSGRFLTDTEILEQVSVLNLDTGEKIPLSLAEDKLPRCMNPLSLHIMRRTKEYSSDSSLHKEEQSDDEGDHKTGTLSTQATAIKKKGIRLGKFLGKKMEHTVAKIKHAAEEVLQKEESESDDEEIDGKKQIKIKASRSNNGPYDFLNLKPIQDLGGEHTGAVWTMKFSHCGRLLASGGQDNVLRVWVLKESCAYFDEMRQKYSETKMSPAPSENSLNSEEREHMPEISADAMSRSSVQTEVEGASGVMEEDEYRNAPFARKPFCSYRGHTADLLDLSWSKNYFILSSSMDKTVRLWHISRRECLCCFQHIDFVTAIAFHPRDDRYFLSGSLDGKIRLWNIPDKKVALWNEVQGNSKLITAANFCQNGKFAVVGTYDGRVIFYNTEQMKYYTQIHARSTRGKNARGRKITGIEPLPGQDKVLVTSNDSRLRLYDLRDLTLHCKYKGCANNSSQIKASFSSNGKYIVCGSEDKFVYIWKTHHEFTKFSSVRRDRNGYWEGVRAHLAVVTVAIFSPNPSLIIKRRSAPEVADEGEKTEKKDHPGEVFVSADFSGAIKVFKNKFKPPPVKS
- the LOC135494636 gene encoding WD repeat-containing protein 44-like isoform X2, yielding MSSDSDADEFYDAEEQTPARLGRLHVSHVSGGSGESTEQDLRAIEEEEKRLFELKKSAAEKRQKEDEEIQRRMEELEEKKKIEAERRAAGLEQRRKKLEEMRMAIAEENTPQRQQETVLLSESHENTEETDDVVVSESVPSVTVTGSGRGGDDALRVRLEFEEDPRMEEADLDANRGDNQSCDRENIENEQRLNNERLDGASAPAVEAAKPNVPSVVSNVCEPEPDIIQSTKRPIDLPVAAPRVNPADVASPPPKAPPRTKKRKPKPVVEGAEGGVVEPKEKVHSPTSATILHLTKDFENSLDLSSATSGAMMVETKDDDAAKAEKAEDEDSEKGSLRSEDIANTRPRSNSGRFLTDTEILEQVSVLNLDTGEKIPLSLAEDKLPRCMNPLSLHIMRRTKEYSSDSSLHKEEQSDDEGDHKTGTLSTQATAIKKKGIRLGKFLGKKMEHTVAKIKHAAEEVLQKEESESDDEEIDGKKQIKIKASRSNNGPYDFLNLKPIQDLGGEHTGAVWTMKFSHCGRLLASGGQDNVLRVWVLKESCAYFDEMRQKYTKMSPAPSENSLNSEEREHMPEISADAMSRSSVQTEVEGASGVMEEDEYRNAPFARKPFCSYRGHTADLLDLSWSKNYFILSSSMDKTVRLWHISRRECLCCFQHIDFVTAIAFHPRDDRYFLSGSLDGKIRLWNIPDKKVALWNEVQGNSKLITAANFCQNGKFAVVGTYDGRVIFYNTEQMKYYTQIHARSTRGKNARGRKITGIEPLPGQDKVLVTSNDSRLRLYDLRDLTLHCKYKGCANNSSQIKASFSSNGKYIVCGSEDKFVYIWKTHHEFTKFSSVRRDRNGYWEGVRAHLAVVTVAIFSPNPSLIIKRRSAPEVADEGEKTEKKDHPGEVFVSADFSGAIKVFKNKFKPPPVKS